ataatttgagaaaattatatttttagacttgtatatttttttcaacGACACGGGTAAGAATATTTAATgtattattatcaaatttcagtttagtcttatatcttcttatttttataatttgatcattcaaaatacaaaatttcaaatataattttatacaaaGTGAAATACGTTTATATTCTAATGAATTAAGGTCCTGAAATGGAAAAGTAGTATTTCCAGGATTACGTGCCCGGTGCCCCAGAGAATCAAACAGAGtggaaaagataaataaatgtGGAAAGACAAGAGTCCTGGCCTCAAGATCCTTTGGCTTTGGACATTCGGAACCGCAGCTGGTACGTGTTTTACTTCCATATTTGTATGTGTAACGATAATACATTGTAATCCGATCTGTCGTGGGGTTGATCGCAGTGCTGGTGACGAATGTTGTGAGGACAAGGATGAGAGACATGGAGAAATTCATCAACAACGGTGCCGACGACCCCCAAGTCGGAAAACCCACCGGCACGACCATTATTTCCGACGACCCTAATGGCAGCGCATTCGAGGAGAAATCATAGGCTCTCTGTTCCATTTTACGAAAATATTTGTCTCATACTGCGTGCCAGATGTTCGATAAATTTCCCAAGTGGTTGATGCCTAATTAACTTGCGAAACGATAAAACTATTCATGTACAAGTTTTGGTCTCTCCATTTTTCAATAAATGAATCGTTTTTTTTTAACGAAATTAATTCAGAAAAAAACTGTTTTACAAAAATTTAGATGTGTATTCTTTCTTGGTAACTAAAATGTAATTATTTTACTAACGAAAGATGtaggaaaaaattaaatttaatcttattttcaatagtgttatttttaaaaacaaatatcttTCGGGTAAGATCAACTATCATACATGCAAATAAGGGTGTACTCGAGTTGATTCGAGATCGAATATCATATTACTTGAGCTcgacttaaaaaaaaattatatacttGAATTCGAGCTCGACTCGATAACGTATCTAGTTATTCGAGCTCGAAAAACtcaattttgattttcttttaatttaaataaataatatattatatatatatgtatatatttattatataagtacctaaaataataatatatatttattatattattgtatgatgaagatatgattttaaattagttAGACTAAATAaggtaattttttaataaaatatgtaaaaaatgaGAGTgaaaatgatcattttaatCTAAAATAGGCGGAATGATCATTCTTGTGAATATGAAAACACACATTCCTTTCTTCCAAACATGTCTtcatgatataaaaatattattaattttataacggaattttgtgtttttggcaattttacaaGAGTGTAAAATGCTATTTGCCCGTTTGTTACACGATATGACGATAAGGGGACATCAGCATTTTCCAAAGAAGCAGGGTGTAATATGCTATTTTCAACTTATTATTGGTCATTCTTTTTATATAACCTACTGGTCATTCTTACGAAAGAAAATCCCCTTTTCTCTCGTGAAGTGGGATCCACGCGAATAAGCAGTACCTTGTGCATTAGTTATTGTACTTCTCTTTCAGCGATCGAAACAATAAATGCGGGTTTCAAAGTAGGTATCGACACCTATTTCTCTCTTTTACCACTCATCCTCTTTTCTCTTGGCATCGCGAGTCGCTGTGATTTTCTTCGGACTCGTCCCTCTCCTCAATTCTCCGAACTTTGGTTTATGAGGTACAATTCTCCCTTTTCGATCCGTTCTTTTTGTAGAATTTCGTTCTTCATCTTATGATTTTGTGTTAAATTTGTCCGATTTGTATTTTTGGATCTACCCTTTTCGACCTTTTAGACGTCTAATCATTTAGAAATTTTGGTCAATGAATTGAGGGTTGGATAGTAGTTTTTTTTGTGAAAGATTTGATCTTGATTTCCCTGTACTCTTTGATCGTTCTGGATTTGTATAGCGGAAGCGGGTATCTTTCTCATTTAGCTTACAGTGAAATCAATATTTAATCTTGATCACTCTGTTATCGTTCTTGGATTGTATAGCGGAATAGGGTGTCTCTCTCATTCAGCTTAGATGTTTCTTGAtggtttttttatttctttggaAGTCAAAATCTTTTAGTCAGATCCGATAGGCGATCGCTTTTATTTGGGGTTCGTTAATCGTTATTAATTTTGTTAGtgtgtttatgattttaatatttttgccaCTTGTGCAGCTCGAAGGAGAAACCCACTCTCGGGTAAGTTTTTTGAACaccaatttaataattaattgatgatgaTTGCTGTCTGATTTTGTTGTATAATAATGTGTGAGCGCTTTATATTTTGTCCATGTACAAGCCTGGTTTAGTCATGGGTTTGCATCCAttcaaagtttggtcaagaagtTTTTACTTTTTCAGAAACTATGGCAAATTTCTACTTTGTTCTCTTTTGGGAAACAGGTTGTTCTTGGTTTTAGTTATAGTTGATTTTTCTGTGTCTCTTGTTATTTCTTAAAGAATCTTGAAGTAGTCTTTGTAGCTGAAACTGATATGCTTTTACAGCAGTGTTTTCTAAGCTTATTTTCATCAATGTAATTTTCAATGTTGAAATTACAGTGGCACGCGGATTAAGACCCGCAAACGGAATATTTCAGCGCCGCTGGACCCTGCAGCATTTTCGGATGCAGTGGTCCAGGTCTATTTGGATAATGCTGGTGATCTGGTACTTCTTCTTTCTCACTGCTTTTTTCATATTTAGTTTCACAAATCAGTTATCCCTTAAATCTTGGTTGCACTGCATGCATACACATTTTGGATATATTTGTCCTCTGGACAGGGGCTGGATGCAGGCCTTAGACTATACTTATGTGAATGTATTTTATTTAGGAACTTGTTGCCAAGACCATTGAATCTTCAGATTTGAATTTCTCTAGATACGGTGACACTTTTTTTGAGGTTAGTTTATTCTATTCAACTTCTGTTTTACCTGGTGTAAATTTATTCGCAGTGTAGTTTTGGCACACCTTTGTTAGAAATAATTTTGTGCTACAGCCTTCCTGTTTGATTGAGAAGAATCTCATGGTTCTAAACTAATAATTAGGATTACAAATGAAAAGTTTGTCTATGAAGAGCCCATCTaactgtatttgtttttatgaatGATATATTATCCTGTGTAGTGCTAATTGAAAGGGTCTCATAGTTAAGTGCTACACCTATGAGGTCTCGTGTTGTGGGACCCATGGTTATGGTGCAGAATTTATATACATGTGAAATCCCtagtatataaaatattcaagagGTGTGTTTATGAAAGAACAGAACCTTTGTATTCGAATGCATGTTAAATTTCTTAGAGTGGTATCCACTTTTTGGAGAAATGAGTTGAAGCTTTACCAAGAATATCCATTGGAACCATACTTTTTCTGTTACATGACAAGTGGGAAAGCATGCAATTTTTCATTCTTAGATTCATGCAATTTAGCTCATCATGTTAATAGACAATTGGAAGGAAATGCTTGGCATCAAAGGTGTTTCTTCTCTGAAACATAGTTCATTTAGTTTATTGAGCTTTGACTGATTCACCCCAAAAACATCCATTCAATTACAcgttttaatttaaacacttaccTTGTTAGTCTGTTAtatcaatttcaatttttcctCTAATTTAGATCTGCATGATACGATTTGTGATATCTTTCCTtaacctttttttttgttttttgcatTGATCCAGGTGGTCTTTAGGGGGGCCCGCACACAACCTGGCACAATCAAACCTGATGAAGGAGAGCTTCACCCATACTCTATAATTGACTGTGAGCCAAAGCGTGAAGTGATTTTGCCATCTGTGATATATATACAGAAGATCTTGAGGAGGAAGCCTTTTCTTATTAAGAATCTTGAAAATGTTATGCGAAGATTCTTGCAGTCCTTGGAGCTTTTTGAGGATGATGAAAGAAAGAAGCTTGCAATCTTCACCGCCCTTGCCTTTTCTCAGAAGTTGTCTGGCCTTCCTCCTGAAACTGTTTTCCAGCCATTGCTCAAGGATAACCTTGTTGCCAAAGGGATAGTTCTCACTTTCATCACTGAATTCTTCAAGGAATATCTTGTTGATAATAGCCTTGATGACCTGATTTTAATCTTGAAGCGGGGTAAAATGGATGACAATCTCCTGGACTTTTTCCCATCTGGAAAGCGGACACCTGAAGCTTTATCTGAGCATTTTACGTAAGGTTTTTACCCCTTTGCGTTGCAATTTGTGTTTAATGGATGTTATCCTTACCAGCTATACTGTGGCTAAGTAAATTATCACCTCACATATAACACAAACCATATTATCTGATGGTGATcacacaatttaaaaataatcctgTTTGCTCTGACCCATTGTTCGAAACATGGCTAAATTCGAAAAAAGCAAAGAGTTTTTCCTCGTGTAAGCTGATCATAAAGTGCTTTAGTTTGATTGATTCTTGATGTTTAAGTCGACTGCTTATCTTTAAGCTGTGGAGGTAaagtcaaaataattaatttttaaaaaactagaGATTGCAAAGCTCTCCATATTATTCTCACCAATAAGAGAAGACGAAAATTTACCACTTTTTGTTCACATTCATTGTAATTGGAATGCCTGCATCTATTGTAGTCTGTTGGCATTGTCAATAGTTTCTTTTATTACATGATCTAAAACCCATTACCTCTCCGTTCATGGGTACAGTTGATGCCACTCGAACCAGGTGGGTGCAATGTGATTGCATTATTAATGTGTGTTATGACAGAATTTTTGTATAAACGGCATCATTGGGCGTGGAGATgccaaaagatttgaaattatttGCTGTCAAGTTTTGCAAGGTGATTTAATGTTAATTTCATTATGCAGCTTGATTGTCCCTTCAGTTGTCTTGTACCTTTAATTTTAATTCCATCGATATTTTTCATAATCTAATGTGAGACTTCTCTATCATGAAACACTGTTGCGTTAACAAACtcaagaaaaattaaactcaaaaagaaaacaaaaaatctcTAGGTTTGGAATAAATAGAGTTTTGAGTAAAATTTTGTTTGCTATGACTTCAGTTCAAATGACATAATTGGCAAAAAATTCTGTTCTGTTGCTAGAGATTATGGCAGCATTTCACAAAGCTACGTGGTGTTGAAAACTACTATTAGTTGGTTCTCATTACTTTTAGGTTGTTATTTGTGTAGATTGCAATATCTTGTTCAAaactaaaataggaaaatttacaaggCTTACTCAATGTATTGGTTTTTTAATCTGTCTTTTCTCAGAAAGGAAAAACTTCTCTTGGTGGTGGAGTATTATGAAAAAAAGATGTTTGAGACGAAGCTTAAGGAGATGAAATCTGCTCTAACTAGCCAAATAGCAGAGGAAGCTGATGTATCTGAAGT
This window of the Primulina huaijiensis isolate GDHJ02 chromosome 3, ASM1229523v2, whole genome shotgun sequence genome carries:
- the LOC140974094 gene encoding uncharacterized protein, whose protein sequence is MSSKEKPTLGGTRIKTRKRNISAPLDPAAFSDAVVQVYLDNAGDLELVAKTIESSDLNFSRYGDTFFEVVFRGARTQPGTIKPDEGELHPYSIIDCEPKREVILPSVIYIQKILRRKPFLIKNLENVMRRFLQSLELFEDDERKKLAIFTALAFSQKLSGLPPETVFQPLLKDNLVAKGIVLTFITEFFKEYLVDNSLDDLILILKRGKMDDNLLDFFPSGKRTPEALSEHFTKEKLLLVVEYYEKKMFETKLKEMKSALTSQIAEEADVSEVIETVKQHVKDAKLPDVEVVRVLWDVMMDAVQWSGKNQQQNSNSALRQVKTWAELLNAFCTTGKLELELMYKVQIQCYEDAKLMKLFPEIIRSLYDQDVLAEDTILHWFRKGTNLKGRQSFVKALEPFVKWLDEAEEEE